From the Candidatus Bathyarchaeia archaeon genome, one window contains:
- a CDS encoding nicotinamide-nucleotide adenylyltransferase yields the protein MVRRGLFVGRFQPFHKGHLQAVRDILGEVDELVIVVGSAQYSHRIDNPFTTGERLVMIRKALEEAKIDLKRIWIVPVPDVHIHMVWVSVVEGYTPPFDVVYSNEPLTRRLFIEAGYEVKPIRFHKREVYSATEIRERMLRDENWEELVPESVAKFIREIDGVKRLKDLTRTDKV from the coding sequence ATGGTTAGACGTGGGCTTTTTGTCGGAAGATTTCAGCCTTTTCATAAGGGGCACCTTCAAGCCGTGAGGGATATTCTCGGCGAAGTTGATGAGCTTGTGATTGTTGTCGGAAGCGCCCAATACAGCCATCGCATTGACAATCCATTTACAACGGGGGAAAGGCTTGTAATGATTAGGAAAGCCTTGGAGGAAGCGAAAATAGACTTGAAGCGTATATGGATTGTGCCTGTGCCCGACGTGCATATCCACATGGTTTGGGTTTCCGTCGTTGAAGGCTACACTCCACCCTTTGATGTTGTTTACTCCAATGAACCCCTTACCCGGAGGCTTTTCATCGAAGCTGGCTACGAGGTCAAGCCTATACGCTTTCACAAGCGTGAAGTTTACTCAGCCACCGAGATAAGGGAAAGAATGCTTAGGGATGAAAACTGGGAGGAACTCGTCCCTGAAAGCGTGGCAAAATTCATAAGGGAAATAGACGGCGTTAAAAGGCTTAAAGACCTCACAAGGACCGATAAAGTGTGA
- a CDS encoding methylated-DNA--[protein]-cysteine S-methyltransferase, giving the protein MLTLYVGFIKDVWFGVAHENETVFATAFAFDRNHALRGLLRNIPFDIPFQHSEKPTKFAEKVVSSLADIYSGRGCTEKFSLDMGSLSVYAQKVLGAVSLIPVGYVSTYGSVARAVGGSPRAVGRVMALNPLPLLVPCHRVVASDFTLGGYGGGLHVKLEILKREKRGYNTLKEIAVNGNFLRVFPVEFVLKQLDGNANNKSLMPKS; this is encoded by the coding sequence ATGCTTACACTCTACGTTGGTTTTATTAAGGATGTCTGGTTTGGGGTTGCGCATGAAAATGAAACGGTTTTTGCTACGGCTTTCGCCTTCGATAGAAACCATGCTTTGCGTGGTTTGCTCAGAAACATACCCTTTGACATTCCCTTCCAACACTCGGAGAAGCCAACAAAATTCGCTGAGAAGGTGGTTTCTTCGCTGGCAGACATCTACAGTGGGAGGGGTTGCACTGAAAAGTTTTCCCTCGATATGGGTTCACTGTCGGTTTATGCGCAGAAAGTTCTGGGGGCTGTTTCCTTGATTCCCGTTGGTTATGTATCAACTTACGGTTCAGTTGCTAGGGCTGTCGGCGGAAGCCCGAGGGCTGTTGGACGTGTTATGGCCTTGAACCCGCTTCCGCTCCTTGTCCCATGCCATAGGGTTGTAGCCTCAGACTTTACATTAGGCGGTTATGGCGGCGGCTTACACGTTAAACTGGAAATTTTGAAACGCGAAAAAAGAGGTTACAATACGCTAAAGGAAATCGCTGTGAATGGTAATTTTCTGCGGGTCTTTCCAGTTGAATTTGTTTTGAAACAATTAGATGGCAACGCAAATAATAAAAGCTTAATGCCTAAATCTTGA
- the psmB gene encoding archaeal proteasome endopeptidase complex subunit beta yields the protein MEREGQMPQYLWVPGATTVGIVCRDGVILASEKRVSYGYLVVSKGGKKVFKITDHIGAACAGLVSDMQILVREVEAYANLYSMDVGRTISVRSAAKLMSNLLFANRLAPLITQTIVGGIDDEGASLYVLDVLGSVIPDKYAVVGSGTEIAMGVLEEGYREGLSVEEGRELVVRAIKSAISRDIMSGDGIDFLFITKDGTREESIKF from the coding sequence TTGGAAAGGGAAGGGCAAATGCCTCAGTACCTATGGGTTCCAGGCGCAACCACCGTTGGCATTGTCTGCAGAGACGGTGTCATACTGGCTTCTGAAAAACGGGTTTCCTATGGTTATCTGGTCGTCAGCAAAGGAGGCAAAAAAGTTTTTAAAATAACCGATCACATAGGCGCTGCATGCGCCGGGCTTGTTTCAGACATGCAAATTTTGGTCCGTGAAGTCGAAGCTTATGCAAACCTTTACAGCATGGATGTTGGTAGAACCATATCCGTTAGGTCTGCAGCCAAGCTTATGTCTAATCTGCTTTTCGCCAATAGGCTGGCTCCATTGATAACCCAGACCATTGTTGGAGGCATAGACGATGAGGGTGCATCGCTATACGTTTTAGATGTTTTAGGTTCAGTAATACCAGATAAATATGCAGTTGTCGGCTCGGGAACCGAAATCGCCATGGGTGTCCTCGAAGAGGGCTACCGTGAAGGCTTAAGCGTCGAGGAAGGAAGAGAGCTTGTTGTCAGAGCCATTAAGTCAGCGATCAGCCGAGACATTATGAGCGGCGACGGCATCGACTTCCTATTCATAACAAAGGATGGAACCCGCGAAGAATCCATAAAATTCTAG
- a CDS encoding TIGR00296 family protein — protein MTFDLSLEEGKLLVRLARNAVEEYLKTRKRIRPPEGLPQKLMQPCGVFVTINSVRGEEKELRGCIGLPYPTKPLAEAVIESAISSATQDPRFYPLSLEELDSVVFEVSVLTPPQLVEVKNPSEYPSKIKVGIDGLIIERGFYKGLLLPQVPVEWGWDEEEFLCQCCLKAGLPPDCWLMKGTKVYKFQAIIFEEEKPKGEIRRKTLT, from the coding sequence TTGACTTTTGACCTGAGCCTAGAAGAAGGAAAACTGTTGGTTAGGCTTGCCCGAAACGCCGTTGAAGAATACTTGAAAACCAGAAAACGCATCCGCCCACCGGAGGGCCTTCCACAGAAACTCATGCAACCCTGCGGGGTCTTCGTGACAATAAACAGCGTAAGAGGTGAAGAAAAGGAGCTACGCGGGTGTATTGGCCTCCCATATCCAACAAAGCCTCTGGCAGAGGCTGTCATAGAATCCGCCATAAGTTCTGCAACTCAGGATCCAAGGTTTTATCCCCTGTCCTTAGAGGAGTTGGACAGTGTGGTTTTCGAGGTCAGCGTGCTTACCCCACCGCAGTTGGTGGAGGTGAAAAACCCCAGCGAGTACCCATCTAAGATAAAAGTGGGCATTGACGGATTAATCATCGAAAGAGGCTTTTACAAGGGGCTATTGCTCCCGCAAGTGCCTGTGGAGTGGGGATGGGATGAAGAAGAGTTTCTATGCCAATGCTGTTTGAAGGCTGGACTTCCGCCAGATTGCTGGCTCATGAAAGGCACGAAAGTCTACAAGTTTCAAGCCATAATATTTGAAGAGGAAAAACCAAAGGGCGAAATTAGGCGAAAAACCCTCACTTAG
- a CDS encoding glycosyltransferase: MLSCSELGLGHVSRLITLGKKLEERGHELFFFSGGNAYELLKGVFRNVYPCTPVGWYETARGIVVSVSVLNILFPLPRINPETGRFGFKLSSGMETIRRYYDLRRNILKMKPNAIVSDGDLHALRLASRWHFSSVYITNVIRPSCGFPRLLIPGERFAERYLRNCAKIVVPDVPPPYTICEYNLGNLRDVGVADKVEFVGSFVNLSGASITGREDHIFASISGPVGTRSHLKRVIIPVLSSLKAKSIVSLGERGEKRAITIGNCTVYTWLSPEERSRCMANAKLVIFSGGHNTCFEVIKYMKPSICLPTQPEQLANAKKMQEMGCSIVAHNKKQVAQAIREIEENLDTYKKNMQRLNQYASGFKGVDRAVEIIERVAQS, translated from the coding sequence ATGCTTAGCTGCTCAGAGCTGGGATTGGGACACGTCTCCAGACTAATAACTTTGGGGAAAAAACTGGAAGAGAGGGGACATGAGCTTTTCTTTTTCTCTGGTGGGAACGCCTATGAACTACTCAAGGGAGTTTTTAGAAACGTTTACCCCTGTACTCCCGTGGGCTGGTATGAAACCGCCCGTGGGATAGTTGTCTCTGTCTCCGTCTTAAACATTCTCTTTCCGTTGCCGCGAATTAACCCGGAAACTGGAAGATTCGGCTTTAAGCTTTCAAGTGGTATGGAAACCATACGTCGCTACTATGATCTTCGAAGAAACATTCTGAAAATGAAGCCGAACGCAATTGTTTCGGATGGTGACTTGCACGCTTTGCGTTTAGCCAGCCGCTGGCACTTCTCCTCAGTATACATAACAAATGTTATTCGTCCAAGCTGCGGTTTCCCTAGGCTGCTTATTCCGGGGGAAAGGTTTGCCGAACGCTATCTACGGAATTGCGCTAAAATAGTTGTTCCAGACGTCCCGCCGCCCTATACAATCTGCGAATACAACCTAGGAAACCTAAGGGATGTTGGAGTTGCGGACAAAGTTGAGTTTGTGGGAAGCTTTGTCAATCTTAGCGGTGCATCCATAACGGGGAGAGAAGACCACATTTTTGCATCCATAAGCGGACCAGTTGGAACAAGGTCTCATTTAAAAAGGGTAATAATTCCAGTTTTAAGCAGTCTAAAAGCCAAGAGCATAGTTAGCTTAGGGGAACGAGGCGAAAAAAGGGCGATAACCATTGGAAATTGCACGGTTTACACGTGGCTTTCCCCGGAAGAGAGAAGCAGATGCATGGCAAACGCCAAACTGGTAATCTTTAGCGGAGGACACAACACTTGTTTCGAGGTTATAAAATACATGAAGCCAAGCATATGCCTTCCAACTCAACCTGAACAACTGGCGAATGCCAAGAAAATGCAGGAAATGGGCTGTTCCATAGTCGCCCATAATAAGAAGCAAGTGGCTCAGGCTATCCGCGAAATTGAAGAAAACCTAGATACCTACAAGAAAAACATGCAGAGATTAAATCAGTATGCTAGCGGTTTCAAGGGCGTCGATAGAGCCGTAGAAATAATCGAGAGAGTCGCACAAAGCTAA
- the nadC gene encoding carboxylating nicotinate-nucleotide diphosphorylase, which yields MFLPKKILEKRLLKMFAEDIGQGDITTALLVPEECIAEAEIIAKEEGVVAGIEEAKILLEILGLKFEALVSDGEQIKPRQVLMKISGEARTILAAERTLLNILSRMSGIATATRKIVEKIQRAGYKAKIACTRKTAPGLLYFDKKAVLIGGGDTHRFHLDDMILIKDNHIVVAGGIEEAVKKAKEKASFSKKIEVEVTTVKDVLKAAEAGADIIMLDNFSPEQVEEAIKLLKRAGFYGRVILEASGGITTDNILEYASKGVNVISLGEITHSAKALNISLEITKIKRMPKEP from the coding sequence ATGTTCCTTCCAAAGAAGATTTTGGAAAAGAGACTCCTAAAGATGTTTGCGGAGGACATTGGACAGGGCGACATAACAACAGCCCTCCTAGTTCCGGAAGAATGCATAGCCGAAGCCGAGATAATAGCCAAAGAGGAGGGTGTAGTTGCCGGAATAGAAGAGGCAAAAATACTCCTCGAAATCTTGGGTTTGAAATTTGAAGCCTTAGTTTCAGATGGAGAGCAAATAAAGCCTAGGCAAGTGTTGATGAAGATTTCTGGAGAAGCACGAACCATATTAGCAGCTGAACGCACCCTTCTGAACATTCTCTCGCGGATGAGCGGCATAGCCACAGCCACAAGAAAAATTGTTGAGAAGATTCAAAGAGCCGGATACAAGGCGAAAATTGCATGTACAAGAAAAACAGCTCCGGGGCTACTCTACTTTGACAAGAAAGCAGTGCTGATAGGCGGCGGTGATACTCATAGATTTCATTTGGATGACATGATCCTAATAAAAGACAATCACATAGTTGTAGCTGGAGGTATTGAAGAAGCCGTCAAAAAAGCCAAGGAAAAAGCGTCCTTCAGCAAGAAAATCGAGGTTGAAGTGACAACCGTTAAGGATGTTTTAAAAGCAGCTGAAGCTGGGGCAGACATAATAATGCTGGATAATTTTTCACCTGAACAAGTGGAAGAAGCCATCAAACTTCTCAAAAGAGCAGGTTTTTATGGTAGGGTAATTCTAGAAGCCAGTGGCGGCATAACAACTGACAACATTCTTGAATATGCTTCAAAAGGAGTGAATGTAATAAGCCTAGGTGAAATAACCCACAGTGCAAAAGCCCTAAACATAAGCCTAGAGATAACAAAGATTAAGAGGATGCCGAA